A stretch of the Sorangium aterium genome encodes the following:
- a CDS encoding lytic transglycosylase domain-containing protein, with protein sequence MNHTQMSLVHKIPPLVSALAFGYGVGMAAPQSAITSVQSAVSTYQLGAPRATAPVGALAAAPPPTAAPARGLDGPAAPPGGESRELWRLREAAGRDAREGAACEVDRPSFSRPPRAFSAEGSYADDVDDLDAAGAEALSKLQLPDLRLAVSRRTLKYVRFFTRTDRGRQMFETWLKRSGRYQEMIQGELRERRLPEDLLWVAMIESGFDPRAKSPVGAVGLWQFMPATGAVYGLQQTRHLDQRKNPRLATQAAAHHLRDLYLRFGSWDLALAAYNMGYEQLLDRIDRYGTSDFNELARQEAIPSETAAYVPKIGAAAIVANNLERFGFDEVAVSRPIDAAEIAVSPGTPLKTLAKAAGVGTSTLRKLNPDILGDRVPPGRGDFLVMLPSDTLARAQAALPAMLSTDVLSTDDASILDPVDLLGGRDFAPRRGSRDDESLLSLLPKPARKRAAETAETDVDDDGRPALGKRRSMRDPVAMSSLDDGPEGSSDDDAASAPPRTRAARAQSRSAREVMLYRVAPGDTLIGVARQFVIDVEDVARDNRIEPDQKLRVGALLKLRIRPDMVDRVAAGESLAAQEKDDGARDAAPRGDATRGGAKAPARERGDASGAEGRAPEAAEKKRKGRG encoded by the coding sequence TTGAACCACACGCAAATGAGCCTCGTCCACAAGATCCCTCCCCTGGTCTCGGCCCTGGCGTTTGGCTACGGGGTCGGGATGGCGGCGCCCCAGTCGGCGATCACGTCGGTCCAGTCGGCGGTGTCGACCTACCAGCTCGGGGCACCGCGGGCGACGGCGCCGGTCGGGGCGCTCGCCGCGGCGCCGCCGCCGACCGCGGCGCCTGCGCGCGGGCTCGACGGCCCGGCAGCGCCGCCGGGGGGCGAGTCGCGGGAGCTGTGGCGGCTGCGCGAGGCCGCGGGGCGCGACGCGCGGGAGGGCGCCGCGTGCGAGGTCGACCGGCCGAGCTTCTCGCGGCCGCCGCGCGCGTTCTCGGCGGAAGGCAGCTACGCCGACGACGTGGACGATCTCGACGCGGCCGGCGCCGAGGCGCTCTCGAAGCTGCAGCTGCCGGACCTCCGGCTCGCCGTGTCGCGCCGCACCCTCAAGTACGTCCGCTTCTTCACGCGCACCGACCGCGGGCGGCAGATGTTCGAGACGTGGCTGAAGCGGAGCGGGCGGTACCAGGAGATGATCCAGGGCGAGCTCAGGGAACGACGGCTTCCGGAGGATCTCCTCTGGGTGGCCATGATCGAGAGCGGCTTCGACCCGCGGGCGAAATCGCCGGTCGGCGCCGTCGGGCTCTGGCAGTTCATGCCCGCCACCGGCGCGGTCTACGGGCTCCAGCAGACGCGGCACCTCGACCAGCGGAAGAACCCGCGCCTCGCCACGCAGGCGGCGGCTCACCACCTGCGCGATCTCTACCTGCGCTTCGGCAGCTGGGATCTCGCGCTCGCGGCCTACAACATGGGCTACGAGCAGCTGCTCGACCGCATCGATCGCTACGGGACGTCCGACTTCAACGAGCTGGCGCGCCAGGAGGCGATCCCCTCGGAGACGGCCGCGTACGTGCCGAAGATCGGGGCGGCGGCGATCGTCGCGAACAACCTGGAGCGGTTCGGGTTCGATGAGGTCGCGGTGAGCCGGCCGATCGACGCCGCCGAGATCGCGGTGTCCCCGGGGACGCCGCTCAAGACGCTGGCGAAGGCCGCCGGCGTCGGGACCTCGACGCTGCGGAAGCTGAACCCCGACATCCTGGGGGACCGCGTGCCGCCCGGACGGGGGGACTTCCTCGTGATGCTCCCGTCGGACACGCTGGCGCGAGCGCAGGCCGCCCTGCCCGCGATGCTCTCCACGGACGTGCTCTCCACGGACGACGCGTCGATCCTCGATCCGGTCGACCTGCTCGGCGGGCGCGACTTCGCGCCGCGGAGGGGGAGCCGGGACGACGAGAGCCTGCTCTCGCTCCTCCCGAAGCCCGCGCGGAAGCGGGCGGCCGAGACGGCGGAGACGGACGTGGACGACGACGGCCGGCCTGCGCTCGGCAAGCGACGCTCGATGCGCGATCCCGTGGCGATGTCGTCGCTCGACGACGGCCCGGAGGGCTCGTCCGACGACGACGCGGCCAGCGCCCCGCCGCGGACGCGCGCCGCGCGCGCGCAGTCGCGGTCCGCGCGCGAGGTGATGCTCTACCGCGTCGCGCCCGGCGATACGCTGATCGGCGTGGCGCGGCAGTTCGTCATAGACGTCGAGGACGTCGCGCGCGATAACCGTATTGAGCCGGACCAAAAGCTCCGCGTCGGCGCCCTGCTCAAGCTGCGGATACGGCCCGACATGGTGGACCGCGTCGCGGCCGGCGAATCGCTCGCCGCGCAGGAGAAGGACGACGGCGCCCGCGACGCGGCGCCGCGCGGCGACGCGACCCGCGGGGGGGCCAAGGCGCCCGCGCGGGAGCGCGGAGACGCGAGCGGGGCCGAGGGCCGCGCCCCGGAGGCCGCGGAGAAGAAGCGCAAGGGGCGAGGCTGA
- a CDS encoding type VI secretion system-associated FHA domain protein yields the protein MPAALSARVSDTQANQSFDASFERFPVRIGRNQLNDLHIDRPYISQFHAAVDVRDRRILVRDLGSTNGTMFAGHRLARDTSVDVSGQPEITIGPIQIRLAIIEAPLKSESPNDGTLLGTGGDNLSALISPQKRAAPGGEDPYLRQVVPYLEAYRTAWAAVYRMIWDHLARLPPDARQSYLRRLGEEHPSVLAERDFQKISQYYGVDYRTLGELAPANAAFAALSELAGALAPGTKPPDDVAGIVNFARRLRDTMEVFLKCFVSLRDGYQEFEAEVLARDRSAETDKVANAQDAKELGTVLLTPVGGPDAARHLHEIFVDVMSHQIALLNGVMGGVRSLLVKLSPKTLEEKLERAGKKGGLFSNRYEELWKLYERRHGDYSGEDKETFREIFGEQFSRAYAATAAEDYGSSGESGGRSIVRFPGSGNPNKR from the coding sequence ATGCCGGCGGCGCTCTCGGCCCGCGTGTCCGACACCCAGGCCAACCAAAGCTTCGACGCTTCGTTCGAGCGCTTCCCTGTCCGGATCGGCAGGAATCAGCTGAACGACCTTCACATCGACCGGCCCTACATCTCCCAGTTCCATGCGGCGGTGGACGTCCGCGATCGCCGGATCCTCGTGCGCGACCTCGGCTCCACCAACGGGACGATGTTCGCGGGGCACCGGCTGGCGCGCGACACCTCGGTGGACGTGAGCGGCCAGCCGGAGATCACGATCGGCCCGATCCAGATCCGGCTCGCGATCATCGAGGCGCCGCTGAAGTCCGAGAGCCCGAACGACGGCACGCTGCTCGGCACGGGCGGAGACAACCTCTCCGCGCTGATCAGCCCGCAGAAGCGCGCCGCCCCCGGCGGTGAAGACCCGTACCTGCGGCAGGTCGTCCCGTACCTGGAGGCGTACCGGACCGCGTGGGCCGCGGTCTACCGGATGATCTGGGATCACCTCGCGCGCCTCCCGCCCGACGCGCGCCAGAGCTACCTGCGCCGGCTCGGCGAGGAGCACCCGAGCGTGCTCGCGGAGCGGGATTTCCAGAAGATCTCTCAGTACTACGGCGTCGACTACCGCACGCTCGGCGAGCTGGCCCCGGCGAACGCGGCGTTCGCAGCGCTCTCCGAGCTGGCGGGCGCCCTCGCGCCCGGCACGAAGCCGCCCGACGACGTCGCGGGCATCGTCAACTTCGCGCGGCGGCTCCGCGACACGATGGAGGTCTTCCTGAAGTGCTTCGTGAGCTTGCGCGACGGCTATCAGGAGTTCGAGGCCGAGGTGCTGGCGCGCGATCGCTCCGCGGAGACGGACAAGGTCGCGAACGCGCAGGACGCGAAGGAGCTCGGCACGGTCCTGCTCACGCCGGTCGGGGGCCCGGACGCCGCGCGGCACCTCCACGAGATCTTCGTGGATGTCATGAGCCACCAGATCGCGCTCTTGAACGGCGTGATGGGGGGCGTGAGGTCGCTGCTCGTCAAGCTCTCCCCGAAGACGCTCGAGGAGAAGCTCGAGCGCGCGGGCAAGAAAGGCGGGCTGTTCTCGAACAGGTACGAGGAGCTCTGGAAGCTCTACGAGCGCCGCCACGGCGACTATTCGGGGGAGGACAAGGAGACTTTTCGGGAAATATTTGGCGAGCAGTTCTCTCGGGCGTACGCTGCGACCGCCGCAGAGGACTATGGGTCGTCCGGCGAGTCGGGAGGCCGGAGCATCGTCCGCTTCCCCGGCTCTGGGAATCCGAACAAACGCTAG
- a CDS encoding Hcp family type VI secretion system effector translates to MALQAHLQLKGVTQGPIDGSVTQKGREKTIAVISVQHQVVSPRDPATGMPSGKRQHKPFVITKELDKSTPLLYNALVTNESISEWKLKFYTPGTAASKNVGKEQNHYTVTLTNATVASIDFHMDNTRLTDGSKDRPEYERISFTYQKIEWSYDDGDGARQADDDWETPNQ, encoded by the coding sequence ATGGCGTTGCAAGCTCATCTCCAGTTGAAGGGCGTTACCCAGGGCCCCATCGATGGTTCGGTCACCCAGAAGGGTCGCGAGAAGACCATCGCTGTCATCTCGGTGCAGCATCAGGTCGTGAGCCCGCGTGATCCGGCGACCGGCATGCCCAGCGGGAAGCGCCAGCACAAGCCCTTCGTGATCACGAAGGAGCTCGACAAGTCGACCCCCCTTCTTTACAACGCCCTGGTCACCAACGAGAGCATCTCGGAGTGGAAGCTCAAGTTCTACACGCCGGGCACCGCGGCCTCGAAGAACGTCGGCAAGGAGCAGAACCACTACACGGTCACGCTCACGAACGCGACGGTCGCGAGCATCGACTTCCACATGGACAACACCCGCCTCACGGACGGCAGCAAGGACCGGCCGGAGTACGAGCGGATCTCGTTCACGTACCAGAAGATCGAGTGGTCGTACGATGACGGCGACGGCGCGCGCCAGGCGGACGACGACTGGGAGACGCCGAACCAGTAG
- the tssD gene encoding type VI secretion system tube protein TssD yields the protein MPLSAYLRLTGERQGEIRGSVTQKGREGSILVTEVFHSLVGPRDPVTGRPTGKRMHKPFIVTKDLDRSTPLLLNVLSHNESIPRWELQFYRSIAIGIEKPVFTVQLTNANISSIQFHMLNVRNPVQARAPEQEEVAFTYQKVVWIWNDGGVSAEDDWLTPR from the coding sequence ATGCCCCTCAGCGCCTACCTCAGACTCACCGGCGAAAGACAAGGGGAAATCAGGGGCTCCGTCACCCAGAAGGGGCGAGAAGGTAGCATCCTCGTCACCGAGGTATTCCACTCGCTGGTGGGGCCGCGCGACCCGGTCACCGGACGCCCGACGGGCAAGCGGATGCACAAGCCCTTCATCGTCACGAAGGACCTCGATCGGTCCACCCCGCTCCTCCTCAACGTCCTCAGCCACAACGAGAGCATCCCCCGCTGGGAGCTCCAGTTTTACAGGTCGATCGCGATCGGTATCGAGAAGCCAGTCTTCACGGTCCAGCTCACGAACGCGAACATCTCGAGCATCCAGTTCCACATGCTCAACGTGAGGAACCCGGTGCAAGCGCGCGCGCCCGAGCAGGAGGAGGTCGCGTTCACGTACCAGAAGGTCGTCTGGATCTGGAACGACGGGGGCGTCTCCGCGGAAGACGACTGGCTCACGCCGCGCTGA
- the tssE gene encoding type VI secretion system baseplate subunit TssE, with product MAGASLLTRIAHAADPHSTERHTYRDHDLESAILTHLGHMLNTRQGSSLTCPDYGLMEVSEVLHEFPEAIGLVQRSLKNCIQTYEPRLKNVQVRHLRTDAIQSMVLEFEITAQIHFPDGRRQALRLGAAVDQSGNVRMT from the coding sequence GTGGCCGGTGCCTCCCTCCTCACCCGAATCGCGCACGCGGCCGACCCGCACTCGACGGAGCGGCACACCTACCGGGATCACGACCTCGAGTCGGCCATCCTGACGCACCTCGGGCACATGCTGAACACCCGCCAGGGGAGCTCGCTGACCTGCCCGGACTACGGCCTGATGGAGGTCTCGGAGGTGCTGCATGAGTTCCCCGAGGCGATCGGCCTGGTGCAGCGCTCGCTCAAGAACTGCATCCAGACCTACGAGCCGCGGCTGAAGAACGTGCAGGTCCGGCACCTGCGCACGGACGCGATCCAGTCGATGGTCCTCGAGTTCGAGATCACCGCGCAGATTCACTTTCCCGATGGCCGGCGGCAGGCGCTCCGGCTCGGCGCTGCAGTGGACCAGAGCGGCAATGTCCGGATGACGTAG
- the tssF gene encoding type VI secretion system baseplate subunit TssF, with amino-acid sequence MFNKYYQDELTYLRDLGREFAAAYPGIAPMLAEKGGDPDVERLLEGVAFLTGKIRQKLDDELPEVIHSVASLLFPHYLRQIPATSIIEFTPLPNVVREKLVVARHAEVGSVPVDGVSCRFRTTQDVELVPLAVEDVRVDTGAQLAQTLRIELRLTGGAALSGLSLSSLRFYIHGERRLQDDLRLWVGAHVDTVALAAVDAAGRDTTIASLPARAVRLTGFSDEESLIPYPKTVYPGFRLLQEFFTLPQKFAFFEVTGLQALSAERISDRFAILLQFRDGLPPGTRISRENLRLFCSPVVNLFEHTSDPIKPEATKHEYLCRPAGAAPAAFEIHSIDKVVGIARRTSQRVEIPSFFSFQHELDPEAAARTIFYQAHLRPAAIGDGIDMYLSFGSPQDAGALPEFDVISIEATSTNRRLPAQLKLGDLRVPTATSPAVASFTNLTGVTAPLPPPLGRELQWRVLAHMAMSYRSITELEVLRATVDLYNFQAIVDRQAARANQLRLAAIKSIRVRPTDRLYRGAPVRGVAVDIELDEGGFVGEGEMYLFASILNEMLGSYVSLNSFTQLTVTGTNTRVVHKWDPKSGSLTLI; translated from the coding sequence ATGTTCAACAAGTACTACCAGGACGAGCTCACCTACCTGCGGGATCTGGGGCGCGAGTTCGCCGCCGCCTACCCCGGGATCGCGCCCATGCTCGCGGAGAAAGGCGGGGACCCCGACGTCGAGCGCCTGCTCGAGGGCGTCGCGTTCCTGACCGGCAAGATCCGCCAGAAGCTCGACGACGAGCTCCCCGAGGTGATCCACTCGGTCGCATCGCTGCTCTTTCCGCACTACCTCCGCCAGATCCCGGCGACATCGATCATCGAGTTCACGCCGCTCCCGAACGTGGTGCGCGAGAAGCTCGTCGTCGCTCGGCACGCGGAGGTCGGATCGGTGCCGGTCGACGGCGTCTCGTGCCGGTTCCGCACGACCCAGGACGTCGAGCTCGTCCCGCTCGCGGTGGAGGACGTGCGCGTCGACACGGGCGCGCAGCTCGCGCAGACGCTCCGCATCGAGCTCCGTCTGACCGGCGGAGCCGCGCTGTCGGGCCTGTCGCTCTCCTCGCTGCGCTTCTACATCCACGGTGAGCGCAGGCTGCAGGACGACCTCCGCCTCTGGGTCGGGGCGCACGTCGACACCGTCGCGCTGGCCGCGGTGGACGCCGCGGGGCGCGACACGACGATCGCGTCGCTCCCGGCGCGCGCCGTGCGGCTCACCGGCTTCTCCGATGAAGAGTCGCTGATCCCGTACCCGAAGACGGTCTACCCGGGGTTCCGGCTCCTGCAGGAGTTCTTCACGCTCCCGCAGAAGTTCGCGTTCTTCGAGGTGACCGGCCTGCAGGCGCTCTCGGCGGAGCGGATCTCGGACCGGTTCGCGATCCTGCTGCAGTTCAGGGACGGGCTCCCGCCGGGGACGAGGATCAGCAGGGAGAACCTCCGGCTGTTCTGCTCGCCCGTCGTGAACCTGTTCGAGCACACGAGCGATCCGATCAAGCCCGAGGCCACGAAGCACGAGTACCTCTGCCGCCCGGCGGGCGCGGCGCCCGCGGCGTTCGAGATCCACAGCATCGACAAGGTCGTCGGCATCGCCCGGCGCACGAGCCAGCGCGTCGAGATCCCCTCGTTCTTCAGCTTCCAGCACGAGCTCGATCCCGAGGCCGCCGCGCGGACGATCTTCTACCAGGCGCACCTCCGCCCGGCCGCCATCGGCGACGGCATCGACATGTACCTCTCGTTCGGCTCCCCGCAGGACGCCGGGGCCCTCCCCGAGTTCGACGTGATCAGCATCGAGGCGACGAGCACGAACCGCCGCCTGCCGGCGCAGCTGAAGCTCGGCGATCTCAGGGTGCCGACGGCGACCTCGCCCGCCGTGGCGAGCTTCACCAACCTCACCGGCGTCACCGCGCCGCTCCCGCCGCCGCTCGGGCGCGAGCTGCAGTGGCGCGTGCTGGCGCACATGGCGATGAGCTACCGCTCGATCACCGAGCTCGAGGTGCTCCGGGCGACGGTCGATCTCTACAATTTCCAGGCGATCGTCGATCGTCAGGCGGCGCGCGCGAACCAGCTCCGCCTGGCCGCGATCAAGTCGATCCGGGTGCGGCCGACGGATCGGCTGTACCGGGGGGCGCCGGTGCGCGGCGTCGCGGTCGACATCGAGCTCGACGAGGGCGGGTTCGTCGGCGAGGGAGAGATGTACCTGTTCGCGAGCATCCTGAACGAGATGCTCGGGTCCTACGTCTCGCTGAACTCGTTCACGCAGCTGACGGTCACCGGCACGAATACACGCGTGGTGCACAAATGGGACCCGAAGAGCGGCAGCCTGACGCTGATCTGA
- the tssG gene encoding type VI secretion system baseplate subunit TssG codes for MGPEERQPDADLRPAAPRGAASADPVALETLRRFADTAPRFSYYRLIYLLERLFPAAPPVGQLGPAQDERIRLRGDPSLIFASSDVSELAPVKSADGVERARVSTTFLSLYGSVSPMPAYFIEQIAQADYQGGPQPIRELLDVFHHRLLSLLYRAWTKYRLPVTYRKQGADPFSRRMLCAVGVDGFRGYETPLDRFFFLRYASVLASKSRSARNLETVLSEMLGNIGVKIEQFVGHWTKIEKPFRNKLGVMNHQLGESLTLGRYVFDGSGRYKVVLGPVGYDEYLSFLPGGRRQDLVRGVIETFTPGIHDVMLEIHVDTEEAPRFQLGSPRAATLKRTAWIGGSAAERLVITIPLDDKHLAGGDDEDDDDRGEPPPM; via the coding sequence ATGGGACCCGAAGAGCGGCAGCCTGACGCTGATCTGAGGCCGGCTGCGCCGAGGGGCGCCGCGAGCGCCGACCCCGTCGCGCTGGAGACGCTCCGGCGCTTCGCGGATACCGCGCCGCGCTTCTCGTACTACCGCCTCATCTACCTGCTCGAGCGGCTCTTCCCTGCCGCGCCGCCGGTGGGCCAGCTCGGGCCGGCGCAGGACGAGCGCATCCGGCTGCGCGGCGACCCGTCGCTCATCTTCGCCTCGAGCGACGTGAGCGAGCTCGCGCCGGTCAAGTCGGCTGACGGCGTCGAGCGCGCCCGCGTCTCGACCACGTTCCTCAGCCTGTACGGCTCGGTGTCGCCGATGCCGGCGTACTTCATCGAGCAGATCGCGCAGGCCGACTACCAGGGCGGCCCGCAGCCGATCCGAGAGCTCCTCGACGTCTTCCACCACCGGCTCCTGTCGCTGCTCTACCGCGCGTGGACCAAGTACCGCCTGCCCGTCACGTACCGCAAGCAGGGCGCCGATCCCTTCTCGCGTCGGATGCTCTGCGCGGTCGGCGTCGACGGCTTCCGCGGCTACGAGACGCCGCTCGATCGCTTCTTCTTCCTCCGCTACGCGTCGGTCCTCGCCTCGAAATCGCGCTCGGCGAGGAACCTGGAGACGGTCCTGTCCGAGATGCTCGGCAACATCGGGGTGAAGATCGAGCAGTTCGTCGGTCACTGGACGAAGATCGAGAAGCCGTTCAGAAACAAGCTCGGCGTGATGAACCATCAGCTGGGCGAGAGCCTGACGCTGGGGCGCTATGTGTTCGACGGCTCCGGCCGCTACAAGGTCGTGCTCGGCCCGGTGGGCTACGACGAGTACCTCTCCTTCTTGCCCGGGGGCCGGCGGCAGGATCTGGTCCGCGGCGTCATCGAGACGTTCACGCCGGGCATCCACGACGTGATGCTCGAGATCCACGTGGACACGGAGGAGGCGCCTCGGTTCCAGCTCGGCTCGCCGCGCGCCGCGACGCTCAAGCGCACCGCGTGGATCGGCGGATCTGCGGCGGAGCGGCTCGTGATCACGATCCCCCTCGACGACAAGCACCTCGCGGGCGGCGACGACGAGGACGACGACGATCGGGGCGAGCCCCCGCCGATGTGA